From a region of the Podospora pseudopauciseta strain CBS 411.78 chromosome 7 map unlocalized CBS411.78m_7, whole genome shotgun sequence genome:
- a CDS encoding uncharacterized protein (COG:S; EggNog:ENOG503NV8G; BUSCO:EOG092642I5) — protein sequence MLCALSGEVPEEPVVSRKTGTVFEKRLILKYIQENGKEPGTEEELDPEDLLDVKTSRVVRPRPPNFTSLPSLLKAFQDEWDALVLEAYNTREQLSRTREELATALYQHDAAVRVIARLTKERDEARDALSKITVAPSAGGTSNSDAMAVDNEGLPEGLVEHVNEVQQQLTQRRREKRPAPENWATPDEVSAFQQTGHTDLSVSQASSLDVESEYAVIGGLDGKADIYSIQGNTVERSLDIGEPVTCTVWTGSKVILGTSKGSVKVLDSGSEVASFHVHAGAVTGLTVHPGGRILASVGVDKSFVFYDLETLQQVSRGYTDAALTSCAFHPDGHFLAAGTQAGDINVFHTKDGVKVVNFHLGAPVQALVFSENGYWFAATGKGQQTVTIFDLRKEGDAAKAKELQTGDAQSLAWDRTGQYLATVGSTGVTVQMYLKKAKAWSEPLRTSVPGTAIRWGIDAKSLVTVNKEGVVSVLKESA from the exons ATGCTTTGCGCAC TGTCTGGCGAGGTTCCCGAGGAGCCTGTTGTTTCGAGAAAGACAG GCACTGTCTTTGAGAAGCGCCTAATTCTCAAGTACATTCAAGAAAACGGAAAAGAACCAGGCACCGAAGAAGAGCTCGACCCCGAAGACCTCCTCGATGTCAAGACCAGCCGCGTCGTccgacctcgtcctccaaaTTTCACCTCTCTGCCGTCGCTGTTGAAGGCCTTTCAGGATGAGTGGGACGCGTTGGTATTGGAAGCATACAATACAAGGGAGCAGCTGTCTAGAACAAGAGAAGAGCTTGCGACGGCCCTGTACCAACACGATGCCGCCGTGCGCGTGATTGCGCGGCTGACCAAGGAGCGGGATGAGGCCCGGGATGCTCTTTCCAAGATCACCGTTGCGCCCTCGGCTGGCGGTACTTCCAATAGCGATGCTATGGCGGTGGACAACGAGGGTCTCCCAGAAGGACTGGTGGAACATGTCAATGAGGTGCAACAACA GTTAACACAACGCCGGCGCGAGAAGCGACCCGCCCCAGAGAACTGGGCCACCCCAGACGAAGTCTCAGCCTTCCAGCAAACTGGGCACACCGATCTCTCCGTCTCGcaagcctcctccctcgatGTCGAATCTGAGTATGCTGTCATTGGCGGGTTGGATGGCAAGGCCGATATCTATTCCATTCAGGGCAACACAGTGGAGCGCTCGCTGGATATCGGTGAGCCAGTGACATGTACGGTGTGGACGGGAAGCAAGGTTATCCTGGGTACCTCCAAGGGCTCGGTCAAGGTGTTGGACAGCGGCAGCGAGGTTGCTTCATTCCACGTACACGCCGGTGCAGTCACTGGTCTCACTGTCCACCCCGGTGGCCGTATCCTGGCCTCGGTTGGCGTTGACAAGAGCTTTGTCTTTTACGATCTTGAGACACTGCAACAGGTGTCTCGAGGCTACACGGATGCTG CTCTGACATCCTGTGCCTTCCACCCCGACGGCCACTTTCTTGCTGCTGGCACACAGGCGGGAGATATTAATGTCTTCCACACCAAGGATGGCGTCAAGGTTGTCAACTTTCACCTTGGGGCTCCTGTCCAGGCGCTGGTGTTCTCCGAGAATGGGTACTGGTTTGCGGCAACGGGCAAGGGCCAGCAGACGGTTACCATTTTCGACCTGCGGAAAGAGGGTGATgcggccaaggccaaggagctcCAGACGGGCGATGCGCAGTCTCTTGCGTGGGACCGCACTGGGCAGTACCTCGCGACAGTTGGGTCCACTGGCGTCACGGTGCAAATGTAtctgaagaaggccaaggcgtGGTCCGAACCACTCAGGACGAGCGTACCAGGCACGGCTATCCGCTGGGGAATAGATGCGAAGTCTCTGGTGACGGTCAA